In one window of Ovis aries strain OAR_USU_Benz2616 breed Rambouillet chromosome 3, ARS-UI_Ramb_v3.0, whole genome shotgun sequence DNA:
- the SOCS2 gene encoding suppressor of cytokine signaling 2 has translation MTLRCLESSGNGAEGAQSQWGTAGSAEEPSPEAARLAKALRELSHTGWYWGNMTVNEAKEKLKEAPEGTFLIRDSSHSDYLLTISVKTSAGPTNLRIEYQDGKFRLDSIICVKSKLKQFDSVVHLIDYYVQMCKDKRTGPEAPRNGTVHLYLTKPLYTSAPPLQHLCRLTINKCTSTIWGLPLPTRLKDYLEEYKFQV, from the exons ATGACCCTGCGGTGCCTCGAGTCCTCCGGGAATGGCGCGGAAGGGGCGCAGAGCCAGTGGGGGACCGCGGGGTCGGCGGAGGAGCCGTCCCCAGAGGCGGCGCGTCTGGCGAaggccctgagggaactcagtcACACAG GTTGGTACTGGGGAAATATGACTGTTAATGAAgccaaagagaaattaaaagaggcACCAGAAGGAACTTTCTTGATTAGAGATAGTTCGCATTCAGACTACCTACTAACAATATCTGTTAAGACATCAGCTGGACCAACTAATCTTCGCATCGAATACCAAGATGGGAAATTTAGACTGGACTCTATCATATGTGTCAAGTCCAAGCTTAAACAATTTGACAGTGTGGTTCATCTGATTGACTACTATGTTCAGATGTGCAAGGATAAGCGGACAGGCCCAGAAGCCCCCCGGAACGGCACTGTTCACCTTTATCTGACCAAGCCACTCTACACATCAGCACCACCTCTGCAGCATCTCTGCAGACTCACCATTAACAAGTGTACCAGCACCATCTGGGGACTGCCTTTACCAACAAGACTAAAAGATTATTTGGAAGAATATAAATTCCAGGtataa